ACATCAAAATGCTCTGGGTCAAAGTCTTCTCCCAGCCATTCCACAATTCTTTCCTCATATTCAGGATGATTTTTATCTTTCCGTATTTCCATAAGTTCCTGGTACCCCCATACACCACCGCAGTCTTCTGGAGGGCATGCCCTCTTCCCAGCAATACAAACAGGATACTTTTGAGAATCGTCTTTTTCTAGAATTTTCTCAACTCTAATTGCGTGCTCCCATTTATCACCAAAGTCGTATAGATAATAAAATCTTTGTTTTTCTGTCTTTATAAAATCGTTCAACCTCGTTTTAGTTGCAGGTTTAGTTTTTTTGGCTTTGGGCCTGAAAGCGATCCACACGGCATCAACAAAAAAACCTTTGCTAGATGCTTCTATACGGGTATCATCAACTTCAAACTCATACAAATGATAATTCTCCCAGCCCATCACGATCTGGATAATTCCATGCAATTCATGAAAACTAATGGAATCTTCCACCAAAAATCTTCTCCATATGGCCGGCTTTATGCCATTTAACCCAATT
Above is a window of Candidatus Thermoplasmatota archaeon DNA encoding:
- a CDS encoding plasmid pRiA4b ORF-3 family protein; this encodes MKILQLKIGLNGIKPAIWRRFLVEDSISFHELHGIIQIVMGWENYHLYEFEVDDTRIEASSKGFFVDAVWIAFRPKAKKTKPATKTRLNDFIKTEKQRFYYLYDFGDKWEHAIRVEKILEKDDSQKYPVCIAGKRACPPEDCGGVWGYQELMEIRKDKNHPEYEERIVEWLGEDFDPEHFDVDEINRLLK